A window of the Teredinibacter franksiae genome harbors these coding sequences:
- a CDS encoding glycoside hydrolase family 43 protein produces the protein MTTRIKTLFLLVATLLSTLVMAKDTYTNPILPGYHPDPSIVRVGEDYYMVNSTFEWFPGMPIHHSKDLVNWELIGHGLHRPQQLNLQQGLADYMGIFAVTIRHHQGLFYLITTCVQCERGGNFYITAENPAGPWSDPVWLDAPGIDPSLMWDTDGKAYYVGHGNLSGKQAWKDQQGVWLQELNTQQGKLVGPRKQLTFGHANNAVWTEGPHLYNINGHYLLMVAEGGTGYNHSVTVHHSDTIWGPYVADQVNPVLTHRHLGRDYPIHSVGHADIVQTQKGDWWAVMLGKRYVDGATLLARETFLTPVTFEGKTPIFNPGIGKVLMQQQRPNLPWSPLKKKPARDEFTENALGLEWNFLRTPHTNWYKLDGDNLVLEVREETLHTLTTPSLVARRIEAHAFTATTSLNFSTTNTNEQAGLTLYRSSKCHFLFAKEKDALVITKYLKGEKTEIARVAYQKDIVVLQAKANGRILQFRYGESKYRLKNIGEQQDMSVLSDEAAGGFNGPYAGMVATSNGKASNNTASFNWFNYLEK, from the coding sequence ATGACCACCCGTATAAAAACGTTATTCCTACTTGTAGCCACCCTGCTCTCCACCCTGGTTATGGCTAAAGACACCTATACCAACCCCATACTGCCCGGCTACCACCCAGACCCCTCCATTGTGCGGGTAGGCGAAGACTACTACATGGTTAACTCCACCTTTGAGTGGTTTCCCGGCATGCCTATTCACCACAGTAAAGACCTCGTGAACTGGGAGTTAATTGGCCACGGCCTACACCGCCCACAGCAGCTAAACCTGCAGCAAGGCCTAGCCGATTACATGGGCATATTTGCGGTTACCATTCGCCATCACCAAGGATTGTTTTACCTTATTACCACCTGTGTGCAATGTGAGCGCGGCGGCAATTTTTATATCACCGCCGAAAACCCTGCTGGCCCCTGGTCTGACCCCGTATGGTTAGACGCCCCCGGCATAGACCCTTCACTCATGTGGGACACAGACGGTAAAGCCTACTATGTAGGCCACGGCAATCTTTCCGGAAAACAGGCCTGGAAAGACCAGCAAGGCGTATGGCTGCAGGAACTAAATACCCAACAAGGCAAGCTGGTAGGCCCAAGAAAGCAGCTCACCTTTGGCCACGCCAACAATGCCGTATGGACAGAAGGCCCACACCTATACAACATTAATGGCCACTACTTATTGATGGTGGCCGAAGGCGGCACCGGCTATAACCATTCGGTTACCGTTCATCACAGCGATACTATTTGGGGGCCCTACGTTGCCGACCAAGTAAACCCCGTATTAACCCATCGGCACCTAGGGCGAGACTACCCCATTCACTCCGTAGGCCACGCCGACATCGTGCAAACACAAAAAGGCGACTGGTGGGCGGTAATGCTGGGCAAGCGCTACGTAGACGGCGCCACCCTGCTCGCCCGCGAAACCTTTCTAACACCCGTAACATTCGAAGGCAAAACACCCATTTTCAACCCCGGTATTGGCAAAGTATTAATGCAACAGCAGCGGCCCAACCTGCCATGGTCGCCACTTAAGAAAAAACCCGCGCGGGATGAATTCACCGAAAATGCGCTTGGGCTAGAATGGAATTTTCTTCGCACTCCTCACACAAATTGGTACAAATTGGATGGCGACAACCTAGTGCTTGAGGTAAGAGAGGAGACCCTCCACACGCTCACCACTCCATCTCTAGTTGCTCGTCGAATAGAAGCCCATGCATTTACCGCTACAACCAGCCTAAATTTCAGCACCACCAACACCAATGAACAAGCTGGGCTTACACTTTATCGAAGCAGTAAGTGCCACTTCCTGTTTGCAAAAGAAAAAGACGCACTTGTCATTACTAAATACTTAAAGGGCGAAAAGACTGAAATTGCCAGAGTAGCTTACCAAAAAGACATCGTTGTGCTACAAGCCAAGGCCAACGGCCGCATTCTGCAATTCAGATACGGCGAATCTAAGTACAGGTTAAAAAACATTGGTGAACAACAAGACATGAGCGTTCTTTCTGACGAAGCCGCAGGCGGATTTAATGGCCCCTACGCAGGTATGGTGGCAACCAGTAATGGCAAGGCCAGCAATAACACTGCAAGCTTTAACTGGTTTAACTATTTAGAGAAATAG
- a CDS encoding TonB-dependent receptor plug domain-containing protein has product MTRIRTKRTIRIQTATLFSAVAILAFSFSAHAENKLLSLSLQELTSIEVSSSTRTRKTLKTAPSSMTVYTRAQIATMPVHYLHELMNFVPGFQSFRQAEAADEYYHSSRGRRVGTSSREVLILINGVRYNRHSDGALATPGILLNNIAKVEFIRGPGSALYGSNAFMGVINIDTVTGENNVQLELSDNNRTQVSVLANTAFYEWAADISIITEQDPGETFSLENMYSQTLEAIPDKQAKNDIRLMVGNHKTQIEAVYQQRNTEQYYVVEHLGGKENTTENSHYHFSAKHAAQLGQLDFELHANLTNNQYRPNTQLAPAGFSYAYGGSVPPSNEPLRAHLQQSENSRTVNVYSNWVAKETLSFQGGIEYRHVSQDESNLNTNFNLDLFPIEYLGETNTHATTIAEKSQYEVYGGFLQTLLQASANVEIVLGGRYDHYTEIKSSLSPRAALTWQLGQHHSLKFLYGEAFRAPTTNELHFTDNNTLLGNPNLEPETVSTREINWLFSKGKFHFATSLFLNRISHAIEQDFIDTTRTFVNRKTKQSTKGIESEFSLWLNTYWQLHSNITLLTELPASQFRQADNLASIRLNYHHKQWQWHLSAQYNSARIMDSPNGRLDVDGCSLFHSRLDYSFNRKHKLSLIFKNLMDKNYLTPPQGQVLTQGLSNRGRELSLRYSFNF; this is encoded by the coding sequence ATGACGCGCATTCGGACCAAGCGAACCATTCGCATTCAAACGGCCACTCTATTTTCGGCAGTAGCCATACTGGCGTTCAGCTTCAGTGCGCACGCCGAAAACAAACTCCTATCGCTCAGCCTGCAAGAACTAACGTCCATAGAAGTATCCAGCTCTACACGCACGCGCAAAACGTTGAAAACCGCGCCCTCCTCAATGACGGTCTATACCCGCGCTCAAATTGCCACAATGCCGGTGCACTACCTGCATGAACTGATGAACTTTGTTCCGGGCTTCCAAAGCTTTAGGCAAGCTGAAGCCGCCGACGAGTATTACCACTCATCGCGCGGTAGAAGAGTCGGTACGTCTAGCAGGGAAGTGCTTATTCTGATAAACGGTGTACGCTACAACCGCCACTCCGATGGTGCCTTGGCTACACCCGGTATTCTCTTAAACAACATCGCTAAAGTTGAATTCATTCGAGGGCCCGGCTCTGCACTTTATGGTTCCAACGCGTTTATGGGTGTGATCAATATCGATACGGTTACCGGCGAAAATAACGTACAACTGGAATTGTCCGACAACAATCGAACACAAGTAAGCGTACTAGCAAATACTGCTTTTTATGAATGGGCTGCCGATATATCGATTATTACCGAGCAAGACCCAGGCGAAACCTTTAGCTTAGAAAATATGTATTCTCAAACCCTCGAAGCCATTCCAGACAAACAGGCCAAGAATGATATTCGCCTCATGGTGGGAAACCACAAAACCCAAATAGAAGCCGTTTACCAGCAGCGAAACACAGAGCAATACTACGTAGTAGAACACTTGGGGGGCAAAGAAAACACCACCGAAAACAGCCATTACCATTTCAGTGCAAAACATGCCGCCCAACTGGGGCAACTCGACTTTGAGCTGCATGCGAACCTTACAAACAATCAATACAGGCCTAACACTCAGCTCGCACCAGCCGGTTTCTCCTACGCCTACGGCGGCAGCGTACCCCCCAGCAATGAACCGCTGCGAGCTCACCTGCAGCAGTCTGAGAATTCCAGAACCGTTAATGTGTATAGTAACTGGGTAGCCAAAGAAACCCTTAGTTTTCAGGGCGGGATTGAATACCGACACGTATCGCAAGACGAATCGAATTTAAATACAAATTTCAATTTGGACCTATTTCCCATAGAGTACCTAGGCGAAACAAATACTCACGCCACAACTATTGCCGAAAAATCTCAATACGAAGTCTATGGTGGTTTTCTGCAAACCTTACTTCAAGCCTCAGCCAATGTTGAGATAGTACTGGGTGGCCGTTACGATCACTACACAGAAATTAAAAGCTCACTAAGCCCGCGGGCAGCGTTAACCTGGCAACTAGGCCAGCATCACTCCCTTAAATTTTTATACGGTGAGGCTTTTCGTGCCCCCACTACCAATGAGCTTCACTTTACCGATAACAACACGCTTCTGGGCAACCCAAACCTGGAGCCAGAAACCGTAAGCACGCGTGAGATTAATTGGTTATTCAGTAAGGGGAAGTTTCATTTCGCCACGTCACTTTTCCTTAACCGCATTAGTCATGCTATAGAACAAGACTTTATCGACACTACCCGCACCTTTGTAAACCGAAAGACCAAGCAAAGCACTAAAGGTATCGAGAGCGAGTTCAGCCTTTGGCTGAATACTTACTGGCAGCTTCACAGCAACATTACCCTACTCACAGAATTACCGGCCTCCCAGTTTCGGCAGGCCGATAATCTTGCATCTATACGTTTGAACTACCACCACAAACAATGGCAATGGCATTTATCGGCGCAATACAACTCAGCAAGAATTATGGACTCACCTAACGGGCGCTTAGACGTTGACGGCTGCAGCCTCTTCCACTCACGCCTCGACTACAGCTTTAACCGCAAACATAAATTAAGCCTTATTTTTAAAAACCTCATGGATAAAAACTATTTAACCCCACCGCAAGGCCAAGTATTAACGCAAGGGCTAAGCAATCGTGGGCGCGAACTATCACTCCGCTATTCTTTCAATTTTTAA
- a CDS encoding SCO family protein — protein MVLRKRLGLAVLGMLGFTCVCSQAEPISSHTAGATAVYPAVETSDASSLIPTVSFLSNFAGLTLVNQNDVLFDPHALTRTVVLFSFIFTHCSSVCPTQTRSLLEVRNQLPQDVREQVHFVSMSIDPQRDSPEVLNKFVLMQKADDRAWNFLTGDPAEIARLTERLHFFDELGEGLNSKPQIHRTSLWLVDKKGRMLQRYKGDPVDKERIVRELIAIFSEQLPMSFP, from the coding sequence ATGGTACTTCGAAAGCGCTTGGGGCTTGCAGTCCTTGGCATGCTTGGCTTTACTTGTGTTTGTAGTCAGGCAGAACCTATTTCTAGCCATACAGCTGGGGCTACCGCGGTTTATCCCGCAGTAGAAACATCTGATGCTTCCAGCCTAATCCCAACGGTTAGTTTTCTCAGTAATTTTGCTGGGTTAACCTTGGTGAATCAGAACGACGTGTTGTTCGATCCGCACGCGCTTACGCGCACGGTTGTTCTGTTCAGTTTTATTTTTACCCATTGCTCATCGGTTTGTCCCACGCAAACACGGTCGTTGCTGGAGGTGCGAAATCAGCTTCCCCAAGATGTTCGCGAGCAAGTACATTTTGTTTCGATGTCCATCGACCCGCAGCGGGATTCCCCCGAAGTATTAAATAAATTTGTTCTCATGCAAAAAGCCGATGACCGCGCATGGAATTTTTTAACCGGCGATCCGGCTGAAATCGCTAGGCTTACCGAGCGCTTACATTTTTTTGATGAGCTGGGTGAGGGTTTGAATAGTAAGCCCCAAATCCATCGAACCTCCCTTTGGTTGGTTGATAAAAAAGGCCGCATGTTGCAGCGCTATAAGGGCGACCCAGTGGA